One Triticum dicoccoides isolate Atlit2015 ecotype Zavitan chromosome 3B, WEW_v2.0, whole genome shotgun sequence genomic window, TCTTGGCGGTGTCGAAGCTGACGCGCACGCCCTGCTGCTGCACGTTGCCGATGATGGACACGGCGCCGCTCGTCCCCGCGAACGCCAGGCAGTAGGTGCCCGCCCCGTCCACCGGGATCAGGTAGTTCTTCGCCGGCAGCTTCAGCTCCCCGCCGCCCTCGAACCGCAGCGCCAGCGCGGGCACCTGCACGCTGGAGCGGCCGGCGAGGTCGTAGCAGGTGTCGAAGAGCGAGATGCCGGACGCGCGGGGCAGGGACTGGGTGCCCTGCACGAACGCCTCGCGGAGCGCGGCGTATGCGCCCGACTGGAGCCGGGTCACGGCCGTGCCGGAGTCCACGATGACGCCGCCCGACCCCGCGTCGTCCATGGCGAAGGCGGAGGCCGGGATGGAGAGGGCCTGCCCGCCGACGGAGATGCCGGATAGCCCCACGTAGTAGAAGGTGTTGGTGCGCGGACTGCGGAGGAGCGGCGCCGTCACGGCCGGCTGCTCCGAGTCGCCGAACTGCAGCGTGGAGGAGGACGGGGAGTCGCGGTCCACGAGGCAGTAGGAGAAGGATGTGGCGGAGATCTGCGACGGGAAGGACAGCGGGCCACCGCCGAGGGCCAGCAGCCCGGCGGCGCCCACGAAGAGGCCCTCGTTGTCGTGGCCGCACCCGATGGCCACGTTGGAGACCGGCGCGGAGTCGCCGAGCGTGAGCGTCTCGGTGGCGAAGTCGCCGACGGTGTAGGAGCCGTCGCCGTAGGCCACCTCGTAGAGGCAGGAGCCGGTGGAGTTGCGGcaggcggcggcgtcgaggtcgcggCAGCGCGGGGAGTCGCAGCCGACGGCGGCGTAGGAGGCAGAGACGGATGGGTCGTAGACGGGGTCGGACTGGGTGTAGCAGTCGGCGCAGGGCTGGCACTGCAGCCAGGTGACGTCGCTGCCGGTGTCGAGCACCATGTAGAGTTGCCGCGCGGGGCGGCCGACGCCGACGCGGGAGAAGTACTCGCCGCTGCCCTGCCCCACGCCGGACACCACGGGGCCCTGTATctccgccgccgacgcctcgaagaCCGGGGTGGCATTCGCCGGCCTCAGGTCGGCGCGGGAGACCCCGTCGGCGGCCAGCGAAGCGCGGGCAGACAGCGCGGCGGCGCGGGCCGAGtcgcggcgcaggcgggccagcacCAGCGACCGGTAGCTCTCGTGCCGCCCCTGCTCCTCCGGGAGGAAGTCGCGCGAGTGGAGCCGCAGCGCgagccggccgctcggcccgctgGGGTGCTCCTCCACGGGGAGAACATTGGTGTCGGTGGCGGAGAGGGACTGGTGGAGGGGGCTGGCGTcggtggagacggcggcgcgggcgcgggaGAGGGAGGCCTCGACGTGGAGCGTCTCGGTGGTGGCCGCGGCGGGCGCGCGGTGGCGGCagagcgccggcgccggcgaggccAGGAGCAGCAGGGCGAGGAGGGCTAGCCCGAGAAGGGGCTGCATTGTGGGGTGGAGCGGTGGTGGTGGTTGGAGTGGAGTGAAGGCTGGCTCTGCTGTGGTGACGCGGGCGTGGGGAGGGGAATGGGAATGAATGTAGGAAGGCAGAGTGAGGGCGTCACTCACTGCGGCCAGCGGTGAAGGATGGTGGCGGAATGGATGGGGATTGACATGGAGGGATCTCGCGTCATTCATTCATTCACTCCGGTGCATCTATTTCTCGTCACCTCCATCCATCCAGATTCCAGGCGGGGGCGGAAGTGTACTGGAGCGTGGTGTGCACGGATTGGAGTTTAACGGAGGCAGCCGGGCGGATGGATAGGTTTGGTGGATGGACTGCTAGGGGGTGCAGAGGGGACACGCTTCTTGGTTTCCATCTAGTTTACTCACTCTGCTTGTTAGTAGTAGTACGTATGACTTTTATTATGTTGCTGAGTAGGTGGGGGCACGATTAGAAATATAACGGAGGAACCTCGGTGATTTAAAACTGTTTGACGCCGGGTGTGCTGCAAATCTAACGTAGCTGCCCTTCTGTGGCACACACCGTTTCTGGTACGTGGGGCTTGTGTTCTTGGTGGTTTGTTTTTCTGCTTCCTGCTCCTGGCCAGGCAGGATTATTTTTGCTTTGGAATGCGCTTAAGATTTTGCTGCCATGGACAGCTAGTTTAACTGTTGACGAAAAGAAACTAAAATGCACGACACCGGAGTTTCTTTTCATGTGAAACGATCATTAGCTCAGGTGAAAGAGGCGAGCACATGCTTTCAATCTTCTAACAACGAGCTGCCTTGCTCGATTACTCTCATGCTTGGTGCTACTTCAAGTTTACGGGCCTCGCGACATATTCAATCTTGGTCTCGTTGACTTCCCGATGCCTCCTACCCCCATCAAAGGTACTACATTTGGCATTGGCCAGAGCTTTTGTGGGTTGTTCTTCGCAAAACGAGCTTTTTGTGTATACCATATGTTGACTGATTCACTAGGGAGATCGAAAGAATCAATACAGATTTTGAACTTCCGGTGGCAGCGGCTTTGCGAGCTATGTTTGGTGCTCATGGGTGGGATGGGAGTGCACATGAAACATACGCCTTTTAAAGACATGGGTTGTTGAGGTTTGTACTTGGTTCTTAACCACTAGTCACATCGCCACAATCTCATTGCCTTAAGGctggtcacagtggagagtaacttagactagtaacatgcatatgtaactagtctatgttactacctctatagtgcataataTCATAGATTAGtaacataggtggtctcatttattgtcatgcatgacacatagtagcatcacatttattatgttacggtatctatctatgttactataaccatctctctcttctttaattgcctgccacataagcatgtttgtgagtctcaagtgcatgatactacttagggttaattatccttttgccctcagtggtgtccatgtgctcagttttgccctcagatgcgaattgtgctcagttttgcccctagtccgtgcgcaccgactcgttccgtgaactctaccgtctccgtcaggtcaaccttttgacttggcccttacaggtgggaccaggcggcagaaacggccaattttattcagaccgttgcacgcgtggcttgtgggacccagcaaagagccgttgagcagagagccgttggcgggtgtgctatataagcgggcgacagcggcggtgaccacggcgacagagagcacggcggtgaccacggcgagagagagagcacgacggcgggaagctagctgtggagggcgcggcggtgggaagctagcagtggagggcgcggcggcgttgagatccccttcggctccgagctccatgtcttcctcaagctcccgcgccacctcgcggatgcagagccgggcgcgtgtggacatgcctgtcttcgtctgtccgcggtgccgggcgggcgttgatcgaagggtttctcagacaccgaggaaccagaatcgtccgttctacgtgtgcagcgagaatggggtaagaatcggggcaattgcaccattttcgtcgtcgggatgtttgagcaatgggttgatctgtttagtgttcatgcaggtgacatgcttctttctttgggtcgatgctctggctaagactctgatgaatgaactgcaagaagagcatgaagaatggttgcgcatgctgccacgaacggcagtggccacaccacgagctccggaagaagagatggatggcgaagcacgcactgacagagagctagctattgagcttaggatgttgaagaagaaggttaggaagcttgaagatcaagcactaccaatacccatttgcaaatacttttgggcatttgtaggtatggtaatcgcactggttgtaatgttgaaaatgtatggaaaggcatgaattatgaaggaatttgtaatcttgaaattgtttgagaaattcacctagtttaaatgttggttaaagttgtttaaatgttgaaacaaaaagagaagaagtgaccaacatttaaatatgttggaaaaaaagagaagaaattaggaattcagaaacttttgatcaatgaaatgcagctctctgctctgcctttctgtccgaaaaaaaggttgctcttgggccaaattcagagcgtagagccaagtgcaggctagactaatgggccaactgcatccaattaggcccattcaggggttttcttgtgtattttttgttttctattctgatttaatttaggcagtaaatcataatgctgaaactttttgtggaagctaattgaattattccggagccaaacaattaaggttagaaattttttggagctgttaattaatccaattcaaatacaccgtgatttaaatcaaagactaaaatttcatggaaaatgtgcctcagctctggtagaggtttacgccaggtgccaaaataaatgaacattttttaagggcattacattgaggaaaacataatatgtataaaaaaatgaagggtggaaaatgcacaaaaaattggtgcggctggggactcgaacccaggaccgcgtgggtttgtggtgtttagggctgcgctggtaaccgctaggacagatggcaagactttgacatggatagggaaggaaggtatacatagtgagactgtgaattttttttaaaaaaaatagtgagaccgtgaatgtttgcacacgcgtgagagtggttttcctttgttttgcacttaatttttggagggttggaaggttgaaaatgtatgttgcactaccacatgattttggtcagagtggcacttggtttagggttagagtggcacttggtttaggatttaaagggaataaatttgcatgttagttcatgactttttgtttgaatgaaacagagggcttctcaccccctccgaaaaccacaagttctcgaacttcatgacttgtttagggaagaaatgataagtttgggcacggacattttttaacacacataataagatggaacacaccgtaccattacaataacttagataagttcacagacagttcacggacacatgatgaaacatgacacgacacgacacgacatagaaaagcaacaaaatagAAAACCAAACATGATgagcttgactccgggcttgaacatcttcatcttgacctccttcttccaccttggccgcgcgcgccccttcaacaccgtcttcatcttcacacctcctcctcgtcgtcgtagggaagggagtgcatctggcctggagcgtggaagatgcgc contains:
- the LOC119274596 gene encoding protein ASPARTIC PROTEASE IN GUARD CELL 1-like, with protein sequence MNDARSLHVNPHPFRHHPSPLAAVSDALTLPSYIHSHSPPHARVTTAEPAFTPLQPPPPLHPTMQPLLGLALLALLLLASPAPALCRHRAPAAATTETLHVEASLSRARAAVSTDASPLHQSLSATDTNVLPVEEHPSGPSGRLALRLHSRDFLPEEQGRHESYRSLVLARLRRDSARAAALSARASLAADGVSRADLRPANATPVFEASAAEIQGPVVSGVGQGSGEYFSRVGVGRPARQLYMVLDTGSDVTWLQCQPCADCYTQSDPVYDPSVSASYAAVGCDSPRCRDLDAAACRNSTGSCLYEVAYGDGSYTVGDFATETLTLGDSAPVSNVAIGCGHDNEGLFVGAAGLLALGGGPLSFPSQISATSFSYCLVDRDSPSSSTLQFGDSEQPAVTAPLLRSPRTNTFYYVGLSGISVGGQALSIPASAFAMDDAGSGGVIVDSGTAVTRLQSGAYAALREAFVQGTQSLPRASGISLFDTCYDLAGRSSVQVPALALRFEGGGELKLPAKNYLIPVDGAGTYCLAFAGTSGAVSIIGNVQQQGVRVSFDTAKNTVGFTADKC